The following are encoded together in the Rana temporaria chromosome 12, aRanTem1.1, whole genome shotgun sequence genome:
- the SMIM19 gene encoding small integral membrane protein 19, translating to MAGGYGVMADDGNIDYSVHEAWNEATNVYLIVILVSFGLFMYARKNKRKIMRIFTVPPTVETASEANFYDDVKKIRLRQQLEMYYISRKHDQNDSVQVTMD from the exons ATGGCGGGAGGATACGGGGTGATGGCGGATGACGGGAACATTGATTACTCCGTACATGAAGCCTGGAATGAAGCCACCAACGTCTACCTGATCGTGATTCTCGTGAGCTTCGGCCTCTTCATGTATGCCAGGAA gAACAAAAGGAAGATCATGCGGATTTTTACAGTGCCACCGACCGTAGAGACGGCATCCGAGGCAAATTTTTATGATGATGTGAAGAAGATTCGCTTGCGCCAACAACTAGAGATGTATTACATTT CTCGGAAACATGATCAGAATGACAGCGTTCAGGTCACAATGGATTGA